The Hymenobacter baengnokdamensis genome includes a region encoding these proteins:
- the uxuA gene encoding mannonate dehydratase, whose translation MRWFGPNDPVSLFDIRQAGCAGVVTALHQLPVGAVWPVADIRARQQLIEAANATHSPLHWAVVESLPVHEDIKKGRPSREQYIANYQQSLRNLAACGLRTVCYNFMPVLDWSRTDLRYEMPDGSRALRFVWQDFAVFDLCILKRPGAEADYEPAVAEVARRQFAAMSAEAVAQLTNTTLLGLPGSEEAFELKGFQSLLDEYQTIGAAALTANLHYFIRQVAPVAEEVGIGLCIHPDDPPFPLLGLPRVVSTEADLASLLAACEVHANGLTFCTGSLGVRPDNDLAGMAGRFSSRIHFVHLRSTRREANPRNFHEADHLAGDVDMYAVVQALVREELRREAAGEEKTALPMRPDHGHQLLDDLPKKTYPGYSAIGRLRGLAELRGLEYGLRRTLTAAEEAAPAAAAAR comes from the coding sequence ATGCGCTGGTTCGGGCCGAACGACCCGGTTTCGCTTTTCGATATCCGCCAGGCCGGCTGCGCCGGGGTCGTGACGGCCCTGCACCAGCTGCCGGTAGGGGCCGTGTGGCCGGTGGCCGACATCCGGGCCCGGCAGCAGCTTATTGAGGCCGCCAACGCTACGCATTCGCCCCTGCATTGGGCCGTAGTAGAAAGCCTGCCGGTGCATGAGGACATTAAGAAAGGCCGGCCCAGCCGCGAACAGTATATAGCAAACTATCAGCAGTCGCTGCGTAATCTGGCCGCCTGCGGCCTCCGCACGGTGTGCTACAACTTCATGCCAGTGCTCGACTGGTCGCGCACCGATTTGCGCTACGAAATGCCCGATGGCTCGCGGGCGCTACGCTTCGTCTGGCAGGACTTTGCCGTGTTTGACTTGTGCATTTTGAAGCGCCCCGGCGCGGAGGCCGACTACGAGCCCGCCGTGGCCGAGGTCGCCCGCCGGCAGTTTGCCGCCATGAGCGCCGAGGCCGTGGCCCAGCTCACCAACACCACCCTGCTGGGCTTGCCGGGCTCAGAGGAGGCCTTTGAGCTGAAAGGCTTCCAAAGCTTGCTAGATGAGTATCAGACGATTGGTGCGGCGGCCCTTACGGCCAACCTGCACTATTTCATTCGGCAGGTGGCGCCGGTGGCCGAAGAAGTGGGTATTGGCCTCTGCATTCATCCCGATGACCCGCCTTTTCCGCTGCTGGGCTTGCCCCGCGTGGTAAGCACCGAGGCCGACCTGGCCAGCCTGCTGGCGGCCTGTGAGGTGCACGCCAACGGGCTGACGTTCTGCACGGGCTCGCTGGGCGTGCGGCCCGACAACGACCTGGCCGGCATGGCCGGGCGCTTCAGCTCGCGCATTCACTTTGTACACCTGCGCAGCACCAGGCGTGAGGCCAACCCGCGCAATTTCCACGAGGCCGACCACCTGGCCGGCGACGTGGATATGTACGCAGTGGTGCAGGCGCTGGTGCGCGAAGAGCTGCGCCGCGAGGCGGCGGGCGAAGAAAAAACCGCCCTGCCCATGCGGCCCGACCATGGCCACCAGCTGCTCGACGACCTCCCCAAGAAAACCTATCCCGGCTACTCGGCCATTGGCCGCCTGCGCGGCCTGGCCGAGCTGCGCGGCCTCGAATATGGCCTGCGCCGCACGTTGACGGCGGCCGAAGAGGCTGCCCCGGCCGCTGCTGCGGCTCGCTAA
- a CDS encoding LacI family DNA-binding transcriptional regulator produces the protein MVKCVKCSLADDVMKAGFVRGRQRFFCKACEYHFTAEKPPGGPNRKRHQATIADVARQVGVAPSTVSRALNGHSDISPLTRQAILEAAQQLDYQPNLLAQSLKNQATHTIGVLIPDLERPFFATAVSGIQQVATKAGYRVMICQSKESYEAEVSNVQALIASRVDGLLICHSRETENFDHVKDPARRGIPVVHFDRVCNEVNSAKVILDDRLGAFTITEHLIEQGCRRIAILAGPASLLISRQRQAGYLSALRKHGLPTAEELCAHIDFRPASAVAALDTWLALPKPPDAIFAINYTNAFDLLLALKQRGIRVPEDMAIVGFGDEFLASLIEPGLTTVNLHPFRIGQQAASLFLEQMAQKEDFQPRTCVVSSELIIRQSSLKGKGEKLKVLV, from the coding sequence ATGGTTAAATGTGTTAAGTGCAGCCTTGCCGACGACGTGATGAAAGCGGGCTTTGTGCGGGGTCGCCAGCGCTTTTTCTGTAAAGCCTGCGAGTACCATTTCACGGCTGAAAAGCCACCGGGCGGCCCTAACCGCAAGCGCCACCAGGCTACTATTGCCGACGTGGCCCGGCAGGTAGGCGTGGCACCCTCCACGGTGTCGCGGGCGCTCAACGGGCATTCCGATATCAGCCCGCTCACGCGCCAGGCCATTCTGGAGGCGGCCCAGCAGCTCGACTACCAGCCCAACCTCCTGGCCCAAAGCCTGAAAAACCAGGCTACCCATACCATCGGGGTGCTCATCCCCGACCTGGAGCGGCCATTTTTTGCTACGGCCGTGAGCGGTATTCAGCAGGTGGCAACCAAGGCCGGCTACCGGGTCATGATTTGCCAGTCGAAGGAGTCGTACGAGGCCGAAGTCAGCAACGTGCAGGCCCTGATAGCCAGCCGGGTCGATGGCCTGCTGATTTGTCACTCGCGCGAAACCGAGAACTTCGACCACGTAAAAGACCCGGCCCGGCGCGGTATTCCGGTGGTGCATTTCGACCGGGTGTGCAACGAAGTGAACAGCGCCAAAGTCATTCTCGACGACCGCCTCGGGGCCTTTACCATTACCGAGCACCTGATTGAGCAGGGCTGCCGCCGTATCGCCATTCTGGCCGGGCCGGCGTCGCTGCTCATCAGCCGGCAGCGGCAGGCGGGCTACCTGAGCGCACTCCGCAAACACGGCCTGCCCACCGCTGAGGAGCTATGCGCGCACATCGATTTTCGGCCCGCTTCGGCCGTAGCGGCCCTCGATACCTGGCTGGCGCTGCCCAAGCCGCCCGACGCCATCTTCGCCATCAACTACACCAACGCCTTCGATTTGCTGCTGGCACTTAAGCAGCGCGGCATCCGGGTGCCCGAGGATATGGCCATCGTGGGCTTCGGCGACGAGTTTCTGGCCAGCCTCATTGAGCCCGGCCTGACTACGGTCAATTTGCACCCCTTCCGCATCGGTCAGCAGGCGGCCAGCCTCTTCCTGGAGCAAATGGCGCAGAAAGAAGATTTCCAACCGCGTACCTGCGTGGTATCCAGCGAGCTGATTATCCGGCAGTCGTCACTGAAGGGCAAGGGTGAGAAACTGAAAGTGCTGGTGTGA
- a CDS encoding polysaccharide deacetylase family protein produces the protein MKILFPVAATLAATLSLAACDSKTATTGEAKTPSTAEAAGKTDSAKIDEAAPTSGAAAVAAEEANAKPGPDPSTIPAAKASDAAAIYARPQIPILCYHQIRDWTPRDSKGAKDYIIPIAQFKAQIKMLADSGYHTIQPDQLYAYLTTGAKLPSKPVMLTFDDTDLDQFTIARPTLAQYGYKGVYFVMTVSLGRPHYMSKAQVKQLSDEGNQIGSHTWDHHNVKKYQGQDWVTQIDKPTKTLEDITGKKIKYFAYPFGLWNTQAFPELKKRGFVAAFSLAEKRDQQDPLFTIRRIIASGYWSPRTLHNNMVQSF, from the coding sequence TTGAAAATCCTGTTTCCTGTGGCTGCCACCCTGGCCGCTACCCTGAGCTTAGCCGCCTGCGACTCCAAAACGGCCACTACCGGCGAGGCCAAAACCCCCTCCACGGCCGAAGCGGCCGGCAAAACTGACTCGGCCAAAATCGACGAGGCCGCCCCCACGTCGGGCGCTGCCGCCGTGGCCGCCGAGGAAGCCAATGCCAAGCCGGGGCCCGACCCCAGCACCATTCCGGCCGCCAAGGCCAGCGACGCGGCGGCCATCTACGCCCGCCCGCAGATTCCCATTTTGTGCTACCACCAGATTCGCGACTGGACGCCGCGCGACTCGAAAGGGGCGAAGGATTACATTATTCCCATCGCGCAGTTCAAGGCCCAGATTAAGATGCTGGCCGACTCGGGCTACCATACCATTCAGCCCGACCAGCTGTATGCCTACCTCACCACCGGCGCCAAGCTGCCCAGCAAGCCGGTGATGCTGACCTTCGACGATACCGACCTCGACCAGTTTACCATTGCCCGGCCCACCCTGGCGCAGTACGGCTACAAGGGCGTGTATTTCGTGATGACGGTGAGCCTCGGCCGCCCGCACTACATGAGCAAGGCGCAGGTGAAGCAGCTTTCGGATGAGGGCAACCAAATCGGCTCGCACACCTGGGACCACCACAACGTGAAAAAATACCAGGGCCAGGACTGGGTAACCCAAATCGACAAGCCGACCAAGACGCTCGAAGACATCACGGGCAAGAAAATCAAGTACTTCGCCTATCCCTTCGGCCTCTGGAACACCCAGGCCTTCCCCGAGCTGAAGAAACGCGGCTTCGTGGCGGCCTTCTCGCTGGCCGAGAAGCGCGACCAGCAGGACCCGCTGTTTACCATCCGGCGCATTATTGCCAGTGGGTATTGGTCGCCCCGGACGCTGCACAACAATATGGTGCAGAGCTTTTAA
- the dapA gene encoding 4-hydroxy-tetrahydrodipicolinate synthase, protein MNKLHGTGVALVTPFTATGAVDYAAWLRLLDFAITGGVDYLVINGTTGESPTVTASEKIELLARARQHVAGRVPLVYGIGGNDTAAVEGQLRSTDLTGVAAILSASPAYNKPSQAGLVAHYQRLADASPLPLLLYNVPGRTASNISADTTLKLAQHPNIIGIKEASGNVEQCLAILAGKPADFLFLSGDDMLTVPLIACGSQGIISVLANAFPQKFSDMTRAALAGDYARANELLHYFVPLNPLMYEESNPVGVKAALALQGVCEAAVRLPLVPASDGLTARIKALL, encoded by the coding sequence ATGAACAAACTACATGGCACCGGCGTGGCCCTGGTAACGCCTTTTACTGCTACCGGCGCAGTCGATTATGCCGCCTGGCTACGCCTGCTCGACTTTGCGATTACGGGCGGCGTAGACTACCTGGTTATCAACGGTACCACGGGCGAGTCGCCCACCGTTACGGCTTCCGAAAAGATTGAGCTGCTGGCCAGGGCCCGCCAGCACGTAGCCGGCCGCGTGCCGCTGGTGTACGGCATCGGTGGCAACGACACGGCGGCCGTGGAGGGGCAGCTGCGCAGCACCGACCTGACCGGCGTGGCCGCTATCCTCTCGGCCAGCCCGGCGTATAACAAGCCCAGCCAGGCCGGCCTGGTGGCGCACTACCAGCGCCTGGCCGATGCCTCGCCCCTGCCCCTGCTGCTCTACAACGTGCCCGGCCGCACGGCCTCCAACATTTCGGCCGATACGACGCTGAAGCTGGCACAGCACCCCAATATCATCGGCATCAAGGAAGCCAGCGGCAACGTAGAGCAGTGCCTGGCCATTCTGGCCGGCAAGCCCGCCGACTTTCTGTTTCTGAGTGGCGACGATATGCTCACGGTGCCGCTTATCGCCTGCGGCAGCCAGGGCATTATTTCGGTACTGGCCAATGCCTTCCCCCAAAAATTCAGCGACATGACCCGCGCCGCGCTGGCCGGCGACTACGCCCGCGCCAATGAGCTGCTGCACTATTTCGTGCCCCTCAACCCGCTCATGTACGAGGAGAGTAACCCCGTAGGCGTGAAGGCCGCCCTGGCCCTGCAAGGCGTGTGCGAAGCCGCCGTGCGCCTGCCGCTGGTGCCCGCCAGCGACGGGCTGACGGCCCGGATTAAAGCTCTGTTGTAA
- a CDS encoding 2OG-Fe(II) oxygenase, producing the protein MRLTKVTDSIFTVEDFLTRAECLQYVVRSEEIGYELAKVNTASGSKVKTDVRNNSRAFYKSEELAQELWTKIQPFVPAQLGNSSACGLNELFRFYRYQRGHKFKGHFDESYIRNDHEASYFTFMVYLNDNFQGGDTTFRGVRIQPRQGMALLFLHSLYHEGSEVTQGVKYVLRSDVMYRLAEPA; encoded by the coding sequence GTGCGCCTTACCAAAGTAACCGATTCCATCTTTACGGTTGAAGATTTTCTCACCCGCGCCGAGTGCTTGCAGTACGTCGTGCGCAGTGAGGAAATCGGCTACGAACTGGCCAAAGTGAACACGGCCAGCGGCAGCAAAGTCAAAACCGATGTGCGCAACAACAGCCGAGCCTTTTATAAGAGCGAGGAGCTGGCGCAGGAGTTGTGGACGAAAATCCAGCCGTTCGTCCCGGCACAGCTGGGCAATAGCTCGGCCTGCGGCCTCAACGAGCTATTTCGCTTTTACCGCTACCAGCGCGGACACAAGTTTAAGGGCCATTTCGACGAGAGCTACATTCGCAACGACCACGAGGCCAGCTACTTCACCTTCATGGTGTACCTAAACGACAATTTTCAGGGCGGCGATACCACGTTCCGCGGGGTGCGCATCCAGCCCCGGCAGGGCATGGCGCTGCTTTTTCTGCACAGCCTCTACCACGAGGGCAGCGAGGTGACGCAGGGCGTCAAGTACGTGCTGCGCTCGGATGTGATGTATCGGCTAGCAGAGCCTGCTTAA
- a CDS encoding (Fe-S)-binding protein, with protein MPTPQVDIFIPCFVDQLYPHTALNMVKVLEKAGCQVHYNPAQTCCGQPAYNAGYKAESRNIAEKFLSDFTPNSNEPRYVVSPSASCVGMVRNAYSHLFADTADVARCQGVQRRTYELTEFLAEILEMHDISGAALAGTYTYHDSCSALRECGIREAPRRLLDGVAGLRRIEMAETTTCCGFGGTFAVKFEAISVAMAQQKVEHALATGADYIVSTDVSCLMHLEAYIRREKLAIKTMHIADVLASGW; from the coding sequence ATGCCCACGCCCCAAGTCGATATCTTCATCCCCTGCTTTGTTGACCAGCTTTACCCGCACACCGCCCTCAACATGGTGAAGGTGCTGGAAAAAGCCGGCTGCCAGGTGCACTACAACCCGGCCCAGACCTGCTGTGGCCAGCCTGCCTATAATGCCGGCTATAAGGCCGAGAGCCGCAATATTGCCGAGAAGTTTCTCTCCGATTTCACTCCAAATTCGAACGAGCCGCGCTATGTGGTCAGTCCCTCGGCCTCGTGCGTAGGCATGGTGCGCAACGCCTACTCGCACTTGTTTGCCGACACCGCCGACGTGGCCCGCTGTCAGGGAGTACAGCGGCGCACCTACGAGCTAACCGAGTTCCTGGCGGAAATATTAGAAATGCACGATATTTCAGGCGCGGCCCTGGCTGGCACCTACACCTATCACGACTCCTGCTCGGCGCTGCGCGAGTGTGGCATTCGGGAAGCCCCGCGCCGGCTGCTCGACGGCGTGGCTGGCCTGCGCCGCATCGAAATGGCCGAAACTACCACCTGCTGCGGCTTCGGCGGCACCTTCGCGGTGAAGTTTGAGGCTATTTCGGTGGCCATGGCCCAGCAGAAAGTCGAGCACGCGCTGGCCACCGGGGCCGACTACATCGTGAGCACCGACGTAAGCTGCCTCATGCACCTGGAGGCGTACATCCGCCGTGAGAAGCTGGCTATCAAGACCATGCACATTGCCGACGTGCTGGCCAGCGGGTGGTAA
- a CDS encoding hydroxymethylglutaryl-CoA lyase — MLTHPVVLTECPRDAMQGLHEFIPTATKTAYLQQLLAVGFDVLDFGSFVSPKAIPQLRDTAEVLAGLDLSRTKTRLLAIVANRRGAEQAASHPEISYLGFPLSVSETFQRRNTNQTIAEALADVAAMHELCERRGKTLIVYLSMGFGNPYGDPYSPAVVAEFTQQLAVLGVRIVALSDTIGASTPDLITPLFAELIPAFPQIEFGAHLHTTPTTWLEKVQAAYQAGCRRFDGALCGIGGCPMAADVLTGNMATENLVAFLAGKGEELGLNLNKFSDAQLAAKYVFNMPFDLC; from the coding sequence ATGCTCACCCACCCTGTCGTTCTTACCGAGTGCCCGCGCGATGCCATGCAGGGCCTGCACGAGTTCATCCCCACCGCCACCAAAACGGCTTACCTCCAGCAGCTGCTGGCCGTGGGCTTCGACGTGCTCGATTTTGGCTCGTTCGTGTCGCCCAAGGCTATTCCGCAGCTGCGCGATACGGCCGAGGTGCTGGCCGGCCTCGACCTCAGCCGCACCAAAACCAGGCTGCTGGCCATCGTGGCCAATCGGCGCGGGGCCGAGCAGGCCGCCAGTCACCCCGAAATTAGCTACCTAGGCTTCCCGCTCTCGGTGAGCGAAACCTTCCAGCGCCGCAATACCAACCAGACCATCGCCGAGGCCCTGGCCGACGTGGCCGCCATGCACGAGCTCTGCGAGCGCCGGGGCAAAACGCTGATTGTGTACCTCTCGATGGGCTTTGGCAACCCCTACGGCGACCCGTACAGCCCGGCCGTGGTGGCCGAGTTCACGCAGCAGTTGGCCGTGCTGGGCGTGCGCATCGTGGCCCTGTCCGATACCATCGGGGCGAGCACGCCGGACTTGATTACGCCCTTATTTGCCGAGCTGATTCCGGCTTTTCCGCAGATAGAATTCGGCGCCCACCTGCACACCACGCCCACTACCTGGCTCGAAAAAGTGCAGGCGGCCTACCAGGCCGGCTGCCGCCGCTTCGACGGCGCCCTGTGCGGCATCGGCGGTTGCCCGATGGCCGCCGATGTGCTCACGGGGAATATGGCGACCGAGAATCTGGTGGCGTTCTTGGCAGGGAAAGGGGAGGAGCTGGGGTTGAACTTGAATAAGTTCTCAGATGCGCAACTAGCAGCTAAATATGTTTTTAATATGCCTTTTGATCTATGTTGA